The window GGCCGGCGTGGTCGGTGTCGGAGCCATGAGGTAGTGGTGATACGGATTGTTCACGAGCATGACTGGGTTCGTGCCGTCGAGTGTCGGCATCCGGCTCTCGGCTTTGAGCCAGTGATACGCCGTGTAACAGACGCGGTCGACGTTGCCCTGCTCGTCGACGGCGACGTACAGGGGTTCATGGTCGCCACGGTGACTATCGAGGTCCGTCAAGCCGGTCTGGTGGGTGTACGACGCCCAGTAGCACGCCCAGTCGTACTCGAACTCCGGGCTGGAGGCCCGCCAGCCGTAGAGGCCGAGAAAGCGCGACCGCGTCTCGGAGTCCATCGCGAGGAGCGGCTGGTAGCGTTCGAGCCACGGCTGGTCGTAGCCGATGGTGACATGCTCCGGAATCTCCTCAAAGTGGTCGGCTGCCACCGTGCCCGTCGCGAGTGTCGTGGCAGCGAGCGCGCTGCCGGTCGCGGTGAGCACTGCACGACGCGTCGGCATTAGTCACCACCCAGTCCCAAACTGTTCAGGACGCCGTAGAAGAGGCCCCCCGAGCTGTCCGAGAGTGTCTCCACCCCGGCGTCACGCGCGGTCGCCTCGGTCGTCATGGCGTCCGCTTGCGTCTCCTCGCTCGGTGTGTTCGCGACCGCGTCGCCGAGGGAGACGTAGCCCGCGCCGACGGCCGCCGACGTGGCGTTCGGCATCCGCGTCGCGGTCGACTGCAGCCGCTCTTCGACGGCCGCCGGGTCACCAGCGAGCGTCGAGTCGGCGTCGAGCAGGACCGCAATCGCGCCGGAGACGTGTGGCGTCGCCATCGACGTGCCCGAGAGTGTCTTTGTCGTCAGTGTGCCCCGGCTGTCGTAGATGGGCGCTTGCACGGCCGTCCCTGGCCCGACCACCGACACTGTCCGGCCCTCGGTCACGCCGTTGCTCAGGTCAAGCCCGTTGTCGGGACCGACCTGACTGAATGACGCCGGGAGTGCCGTACTCGCGTCGGCTTCGACCGTTGCCGCGCCGACCGCGATGGTCTCCTCGGTCGCGTCAGCCGGCGACGCGAGGAACTGGATGCCCTTCATACGCGAGTTGCCCGTTGCGACTGTCACAATCGAGCCTTCTTCCTGTGCGTAGGCGACAGCGTCCGCGATTTGGCTGTTGTACACCGGCGCGCCGAGGCTCATCGAAATCACGTCGGCGTTCTGGTCCGCGGCGTACCGAACGGCGTCCGCGATGTTGCTGCTATCCCCACTGCCGCGTTCCGGATCGAGCGCCTGCAGCACGAGGAGTTCTGCGCCCGGCGCGACACCGTCGAGCGAGTCGTTGGCGTGATTCGCCGCGATGGTCGCTGCGACGTGGGAGCCGTGGCCGCCCTCGTCGTCAATCGCCGCAAAGTCGCCGGCCGGCACGTCCACGGATTCGCCGGAGACGAACGACTTCGACGCGTTCGAGATGCGAAGGTCGCTGCCTGCAGTCCCGTCACCGAATACGCGGCCATCACCGACCGACGCGCCAGTGTCGACGACCGCGACCGTCGTCCCTGCGCCGGTCTCCGTGACGCCATCGGTCTGCATCGCGTCACGGGAGTCGGCCAGACTAGTCGTTTCGTAGTCGCCGGCGAAGGCGAGGCCAGCGCTTGCATCGAGCGTTCCGCCACCGAGCGCCGCGTTCAGCTGTGTGAGCCGGTCGCCCGGAGCCTGATAGCCGTCGGCGCTCGTCAGTTCAACCTCTGGCACCGGGACGGTAATCTCCGGCTCGATGCTCGACACGTAGTTGCGTGCCGCCAGGCCGTTGTTCAGGAGCCGGTCGGCAAGGCCGGTCCCAATCGCTGTCGGCGAGGCGGCGACGACCGCGTAGCCGTCACTCGGAGCCTCGATGAGATGCCGTTGCTCCGAACTCATCGCCCAGTCCTCGAGCTTGCTCGCGTCCGATTCGTTGTCGAGTTCGACCACCCACGACGGCTGGCCGTGGCGGAGAATCGTATCGTCCGGGCGGTCGAGCGCACTCGGCCCGAGTGTATCGGCACCGAAGACGCCCATCGCGGACGGCCCGGTCGCCGCAGCCGCCGCCACGGGCGACGCGACGAGTAGGAACGCGAGGCCGGCGACGATGAACGTCGGATTTGTGTTGCTCATGCCGACTCACCCCCGTTGCGGCGGCGACGGAGACTGAGTGGGATCAACCCACCGAGCGAGAACCCGCCGATGTGAATGAGCGGTAGGTCCTGGCGGAGGTTATCGAAGTCCCACACAATCGACTCCCAGAAACTCGGGTTGGCTGTCGTTGACAGCGTCACAACACCGTTCGCGTTGGTGAGCGTGTCGGCGGTTGTGCCGTCCGAGCGCACGTCAAGCGTTGCAAGCGAGTTTTCTGCCCCCGGCGGGACAGCCGCGCCGTTCACGCGGAAGATCGCGTCGTCGCCCGGTGCGGGCGTGTGCAACACCACGTTCACGCGGCGTTCGAGCGCACGTTCGTCTGGCGCACGGACGACTGCCACGGTCACATCGGCACTTGGTGCGAGTTCGAGCCCGCTGGTGTAGACGTGGAGCGAGCCAGGAATCTCGGCGTTCTCGCCGATGACCGCGGTGATGGTCGTCTCCGTGCCAGCGTTCGATTCGACGCGGGCGCTGTCGATGCCACCCGTCAGCGCGTAGGTCCCCGTCGGCCCGGAGACCGTCCGGACCCGCGGCACATCCTGCTCATCGCTACTGGCGGCATCGAGGTACTGGACCTCGGTGAACTGGTTGCCAGCACTGTTCGAGAACGTTGTCTCGATGCGGTAGGCTCCGGCACCGCTCGTGCTGAATTCGAACTCACGCCCATCGAGGGTCGGCGTGATAGTCGACCCATCCGGCTTCGTGATGGTCACGGAGTCGAGGCCACCGAACGCGGTTCGGTCGGCGGGCACAACCTCGCCGGTGACGAGTTCACTCGGGCCGGGCGACAGTGTCGAGAAGCTCATCGAATCGAGTTCCGGAATGTTCGCCGTGAACGCCGGGTTCGTCACCGTCGACGTGGACGTGCCGAGCCCAGATGGCGTTGCCACATCGAGTTGGACCTGTGCGACATCCATCTCGCCGAGCGGGTAGTCCTCCAGCGCAACGGTCGTGCCTGTCGGGCCGTTCGTCACGGAGAGGTAGTCGCTGTCCGTCGAGAGTATCTCCGTCTCACCGCCGTCCGACGGCGTGACGCGGACAGAGAGTGCATCAGACCCAACTGAGTCACTAAACACGCCGGTGTTACCAATCGACCACGTCCGCGAGAGGAGGTTTTGGCCGTCCTCCTGGACGGTGTCGCCGGACTCCTGCAGCACCTCAACAGTGGACTGCACCTCCGTGAGCGACTGCTGCATCGCCTGGACCTGACTCTTTAGCTCCTCGTTGGA is drawn from Halosegnis longus and contains these coding sequences:
- a CDS encoding S8 family serine peptidase; translated protein: MSNTNPTFIVAGLAFLLVASPVAAAAATGPSAMGVFGADTLGPSALDRPDDTILRHGQPSWVVELDNESDASKLEDWAMSSEQRHLIEAPSDGYAVVAASPTAIGTGLADRLLNNGLAARNYVSSIEPEITVPVPEVELTSADGYQAPGDRLTQLNAALGGGTLDASAGLAFAGDYETTSLADSRDAMQTDGVTETGAGTTVAVVDTGASVGDGRVFGDGTAGSDLRISNASKSFVSGESVDVPAGDFAAIDDEGGHGSHVAATIAANHANDSLDGVAPGAELLVLQALDPERGSGDSSNIADAVRYAADQNADVISMSLGAPVYNSQIADAVAYAQEEGSIVTVATGNSRMKGIQFLASPADATEETIAVGAATVEADASTALPASFSQVGPDNGLDLSNGVTEGRTVSVVGPGTAVQAPIYDSRGTLTTKTLSGTSMATPHVSGAIAVLLDADSTLAGDPAAVEERLQSTATRMPNATSAAVGAGYVSLGDAVANTPSEETQADAMTTEATARDAGVETLSDSSGGLFYGVLNSLGLGGD